The nucleotide window AAGTGTGCAATAGATTGATAAGGTTTTGTTGACCGGTTTAGATGAATGTTCTTTTAAGCTGTGTCTTTTATGAGGGGCATTGGTGTGTTTTCTTTCTGATTGGTGTAGGTGTGATATTAAGTTCGATATATATCAAATTGCTAACAGGATCTATGTTGGTACGCGAGTTGAGGTCACTTTTCATGTCGTGAGTGAAGCATAGTGAACGGAATAGATACTCGACGCGTAGATAGCAGAGCAAGCGCTGAAAAAGGAGAACACCATGCAACTGCTAATCGTCGTACTGACCTCAATGGTCATTTCTTTTAGTGCTTGGTCCGCTGGGTCTGGCTCGAGCTATAACTCGCTTAATAAAGCGCAGCGTACCTACAATAAAGGTGTCGAACTGATGATGAATAAACAGTTTTTTGATGCCGAGAAAAAATTTCGTGCCGCACTAAAACGAGACAAAAATTGGGCACAGGCCCACAACAACCTCGCTTATACCCTCCGAAAACAGGGCGTTGATCATTACAATACGGCATTGTTTCACTACAACAAAGCCATCACCATCGCTCCTTTACTCCCTGAGCCTTACATGTACAGAGGAGTGCTCCATGTACAGATGGGTAATGCCTCTCTTGCTAACGACGATCTGGCGAAACTTCGTGAGTTAAAATCTCCCCTGGCTGATGAACTCGAGTTTGTGATTCAAAATGGAGAGGAGAAAGCCCCTGAGCAGTTTTTTGGTGTTTCTGGGAAGTTTAAGGGGT belongs to Vibrio sp. 10N and includes:
- a CDS encoding tetratricopeptide repeat protein, whose protein sequence is MQLLIVVLTSMVISFSAWSAGSGSSYNSLNKAQRTYNKGVELMMNKQFFDAEKKFRAALKRDKNWAQAHNNLAYTLRKQGVDHYNTALFHYNKAITIAPLLPEPYMYRGVLHVQMGNASLANDDLAKLRELKSPLADELEFVIQNGEEKAPEQFFGVSGKFKG